The Candidatus Protochlamydia phocaeensis genome contains a region encoding:
- a CDS encoding ABC transporter ATP-binding protein, producing the protein MSLVIENLSFSYSNKIILDNLHLSLGQGDIGTLIGASGSGKSTLFKLLAGLLPLHQGSIYINGHSLDSPERTSCIAYMMQQDLLLPWRTVLANVMLVAELGLHPNPQALQEEAYRLLDEMGLRPYLNYYPEQLSGGMRQRVSLARSLLQKRPILLLDEPFGALDVGLREHLYQLLHQVRDKYGTTILMVTHDFRDALSLSQHLFLLSQKRIYKKWTLSSDFKSDFIKMGHLQTELQALLNYSPTD; encoded by the coding sequence ATGTCTTTGGTTATTGAGAACCTGTCTTTTTCTTATTCGAATAAGATCATTCTAGACAATCTTCACCTAAGCCTTGGCCAAGGAGATATCGGAACCTTAATCGGCGCTTCCGGTTCAGGAAAGTCTACTTTATTTAAGTTATTGGCCGGTTTATTGCCGCTCCATCAGGGAAGCATTTACATTAATGGCCATTCCCTTGATTCACCTGAGCGGACTTCCTGTATTGCCTATATGATGCAGCAAGATCTTTTACTTCCTTGGCGTACTGTCCTTGCAAATGTCATGCTTGTAGCCGAACTGGGACTCCATCCTAATCCTCAAGCCTTACAAGAAGAAGCCTACCGTCTCTTAGATGAAATGGGGCTTCGCCCTTATTTAAATTATTATCCCGAACAACTATCTGGAGGCATGCGGCAGCGGGTCTCTCTTGCCCGCTCCTTGCTGCAGAAACGGCCGATCCTTCTCTTGGATGAACCTTTTGGCGCTTTGGATGTCGGCCTAAGAGAACATCTCTATCAGCTCTTGCATCAAGTGAGAGACAAATACGGCACAACGATTTTAATGGTTACCCATGATTTCCGAGATGCCCTTTCCCTATCCCAGCACCTATTCCTGCTTTCCCAAAAGCGGATTTATAAAAAATGGACGCTTTCGAGCGACTTCAAATCCGATTTTATCAAAATGGGGCATTTACAGACCGAACTACAAGCCCTGCTCAATTACTCCCCGACAGATTAA
- a CDS encoding M24 family metallopeptidase, with the protein MTFEEKLKDVQRDLKEQDVQGWLLYDFKRCNPLAYTFLDIPPGKMLTRRFFYWIPQEGKPIKIVSLVEPYVLDHLPGIKQAYRGWQELEKILFSLAVTKPKIAMEYSPYNALPVLSRVDAGTVELMRKAGSEIVSSANLLQRYTSVWTEEQVKSHLEAAAVLEGIADQTWSLIESKLSSRERINEYQVQQFMLDLMKKKDCLTSDPPTCAVNEHSSDPHYSPSKEKAKEIRPGDFILLDLWCKRNQPRAVYADITRVGVAASKATDKQKAIFHIVKEARDLATAFIKKHYEEGKSLQGWQVDQACRDVIEGAGYGAYFIHRTGHNIGEDVHGPGANLDNLETHDFRFLIPGTCFSVEPGIYLPGEFGVRMEYDVYLDPNGYIRITGGIQEELVCLNRLA; encoded by the coding sequence ATGACATTTGAAGAAAAACTAAAAGACGTCCAGCGCGACTTGAAAGAACAGGATGTGCAAGGGTGGCTCCTATATGATTTTAAGCGATGCAATCCGTTAGCCTATACTTTTTTGGATATTCCTCCTGGTAAAATGCTGACAAGGCGTTTTTTTTATTGGATCCCTCAAGAGGGCAAGCCCATCAAAATCGTCTCTCTTGTCGAACCTTACGTGCTCGATCATCTGCCGGGAATCAAGCAAGCCTACAGGGGATGGCAAGAATTGGAAAAAATTCTATTTTCCCTTGCCGTCACGAAGCCGAAAATTGCCATGGAATATTCCCCTTATAATGCCTTGCCGGTCCTTTCTCGAGTAGATGCAGGAACTGTTGAATTGATGCGCAAGGCAGGCTCTGAGATCGTCAGTTCGGCCAATCTATTGCAGCGTTATACAAGCGTGTGGACGGAGGAACAAGTAAAAAGCCATCTAGAGGCAGCTGCTGTCCTCGAGGGCATCGCCGATCAAACATGGAGCTTGATTGAGAGTAAGCTTTCTTCTCGTGAAAGAATTAATGAATACCAAGTGCAGCAATTTATGCTCGACTTAATGAAGAAAAAGGATTGCCTGACCTCTGATCCTCCCACATGCGCCGTAAACGAGCATTCGTCAGATCCCCATTACAGCCCTTCCAAAGAAAAGGCCAAAGAAATCAGGCCCGGGGACTTCATTCTTCTCGATCTATGGTGCAAGCGCAATCAGCCCAGGGCCGTGTATGCCGATATCACGCGTGTAGGAGTTGCGGCTTCCAAAGCGACAGATAAGCAAAAAGCCATTTTCCATATTGTAAAGGAGGCCCGAGACCTTGCAACTGCTTTTATTAAAAAGCATTACGAAGAAGGGAAATCCCTTCAAGGGTGGCAGGTCGATCAAGCGTGCCGAGATGTCATTGAAGGGGCCGGATATGGCGCTTACTTTATTCACCGGACAGGTCATAATATCGGAGAGGACGTCCATGGACCGGGGGCCAATCTGGATAATTTGGAAACGCATGATTTCCGCTTCTTAATTCCCGGAACTTGCTTTTCTGTCGAACCGGGAATTTATCTTCCAGGGGAATTTGGTGTGCGAATGGAATACGACGTATACTTGGACCCTAACGGATATATACGCATTACTGGCGGAATTCAAGAAGAGTTAGTTTGTTTAAATAGACTGGCGTAG